In Malus sylvestris chromosome 2, drMalSylv7.2, whole genome shotgun sequence, the genomic stretch TAAAATGGCAGAACCAGTAGCTAAGGAGAAAGACGAAGACGAAAGGAAAGATGAAAAGAAAGTGAAGGAGAAAGACGAAGACGAAAGGAAAGATGAAAAGAAAGTGAAGGAGAAAGACGAAGACAAAACGAAAGATGAAAAGAAAGTGAAGGAGAAAGATGACGGAGTAATCAATGCTGTTTACAAAGTTAACCTCCACTGCAAGCAGTGTGCACGTGATATTAAGAAGCCTCTTATGGCTACCCAAGGTACGTATAGAGCAGCATTCCTTGTGTTTTTTGGTCAAAAGTATTCCTTGTGTTAATTCCTCACCATGCATATGTTTTTCTCAATATATATGTGCCAATTGAATGTGAAATAAAaaagctttttagccaaaatggctCTGAAATTTGCATAATTCCTTACtttagtccctgagatttgaaatcaataaaagtggattgtccatcatcaatcattttggacATTCCATGAAAAACCTCcattaaataagaataaaatgacaaaaataccctcaattttttgtcaaatcattttggcctacTGTTTGTtaattaaattgagggtatttttgttatttcaatccttatttaacataatatttcacgaaataaccaaaatgattgatggtggacaatctcaaggaccacttctattaatttcaatctcatggaccaaagtgaggagttatgcaaatctcagggctcattttagctaaaaagccaaataaaaactttttttgtaaggtaaaaataaaaacaaaaactttatacTTAAACTATCTCCAACCCttaggttaaaacctaaaacttttaacacataaaatttaggttttaactcagaaacagtttttttgctCGAATCCTTATGGGCTAAATTTTTAGACCAAGATTATTAAAAAAgtatttaggataatttttaaccttttttcaaaaaataaaataaaatatgtagactatcctaatttaattttataaacattttaatctaaaaacattttgattccgataaatattgaaaaaccaTTAAATTGACACCATGAAACTTGTGGAACACTATGAAATAATATGAAACAgataaaagaattttttttaattactttatccatttgatttaaatttggaccattaGATACCATTGGATGTGATCATACTAGatcttagccgttggattcaataaatttataaatataaagctaaaaaaaatacatatatatggtGGGCCAACCCACTAACTTAGGGGTCTCCTCGCCTAAATTTACCCCAGAaatgagttttgggttaaaactcatataTGTCCCAAGGGTTGAAGCTAGTTAGGATAggtttaaaacctaaaattttagttttactcCCAGGGTTGGAATAGGTCTTACtgtgaagaaatgaaaaatgtAGAGCATGTGGAGTTATGCATGTCCGTGGGATTGAAAAAATATACGATGTTTATATTGTCAAATTATGAATTTTTGTCATAATGTATGGTGTATATGCTTACAATGTGTAAAATAATTTTCTGTCTAGTAGTATATATAACTTAGACGATCATAATAACATTACCACGTTACATGTGAGTGTGTTTCCTTGCGTTTATTTTCGTTTGTATAATATGGTCCATAGTTAAGGCACCTAATTAACGGAGCATTATGTAAACATACATCACCAGGGGTTCACAATGTAGAGGCTGATATGGAGAAAGGTGAAATAAAGGTAAAAGGAGTTTTCGACCCAACAAAAATTCAGAAACGGCTGGAGAAACTTAGTAAGAAAAAGGTCGAGTTAATATCACCCAAACCTCAGATCAAGGAAAGCACAGAAACAGAGAAAAAAGTAGTGAAGGAAACCAAAGAGGTGGTGCTCACTCACCCAtatacttcaaatattttttttgcttaATATGATTACCACTACTTAACAATCCAGGTAAATTATTGGATTGTCATCAATTATATTTCATTGATAGTCTATTTAATCAACAATCATGGCTGGTTCTTTTCCTTAGAAGTTGTTAGAAATTTCCACTttacttttatttattgtttaatCAGTATACTATTATTGACATGTGCCAAAGTTAGAGATACTAGATGCATTGTTGGTGATATTTTGAGTGCTTAAGTTGCTAATCAATTCTTAGGTGTGTATAAAATCCCACACAGAAATGACTCTGAGAACCCTCACATAGTAGTTTAACAAACTTTTGACCGCTCATCATTTGCTAATTTGTTTTGAGTTAGATACTCTAAATATGTTATAATTTTGAGCAGTTGACATAGTTACACGTCATATAATATGTGTGTGAGAAGAAACCTTTCATATAACAGTTTACACGTGGATATAAGccctattttttaaatatttaataaagCTATAATCAAATTATTGCACTAGAATAACCAATTCTGTACTTTTATTCCGAAGCCAATTTCACGGACAATAGTGGTGAAGGTTCACATGCATTGCGACAAATGTGAGCAAGATTTGAAGAAGAAGTTAATAAagaacaaaggtataatttccaaactttcttgtttgtatgtataatttagGGATTTTTTTCTAACGAAGAAAATATATGTCAATGATGTTTGTAGGTATTCACAATGTAAAAACTGACATGAAAGCACAAACTCTAACAGTGGAAGGAACAATCGAGCCTGAAAAACTAATTTCGTATTTGCGCAAAAAGGTGCACAAACATGCAGAACTTGTGCCCTCGAAACcacagaaaaaggaagaaacaaaagagaaggagaagagtTCCCCAAAACCACCAGAGaaggaggaaaagaaagagaaaaaggaggataagcaagagaaaaaggaagaaacaaaagagaaggagaagagtTCCCCAAAACCACCAGAGAAGGAGGATAAGCAAGAGAAAAAGGAGGATAAGAAAGACGGTACTGAGAAATCTACTGAATCAGTTACCAAGGTTATAGAAGTTAAGGAACAGGTAAATGTGGTGGAGGTTAAAACTAAAGAGAGCAATACTCCGTATTTCATTCACTATGTTTATGCTCCACAAACGTTTAGCGATGAAAATCCAAATGCTTGTTTTATAATGTAAATAGGTGAGGGTAGAGTACATATATACCTCACTCCGTATTTATTTggactaatttctttatatttGTCTGCTTGTATGAAGATATATGATGCTTATAATATAGACTCAATATAGACCATGGATATTAGGTATATTCTTAATTCCTTGAATGTATGGCTCAATTTCTCAATCTGAAAatataacttttttcttttacagTATAATTCTAGTAAGCAAACATTATCCCCCTGATGTATGTAATTTCGGTTGTGGTCCTGTTTCAAAATTGCATTTGTTAGTTTTCAAGTTACTTAAACTCTTTACCATCACAAAGATGAGGCTGAAGTTTCAATTTCAATATTAATCATTATTGTAGGAATGATCGGTGGATGACGAGCAAAAGTTCCATTAAGTCCTAAACCCTAAGTCTCACTCTGGAAATCTTTGAAAAAGATTTCAACTTAAGTGTTTTCACTTCTAATTGCATGGCAAGTCTTCTGTATGAAAGCCCAATTTTGTTGGACTCGATATATTGGTCATGTAATTAAGTTAAGAACAATATCAATATTGACTAGTAATGGGCCGTAGCGTCTCTGAAACTCTAAACTAGAAGCAACAcaacataaaatgcaaataattCATATGTATCTGCATGCATTCCAACCACGTCTTGCACATCTAAATCTCAAGGGTATATACACTACTGACTATACTTTAGACATAAATTGCTTGCCTTCTTTTCCAAACACCTATTTATCATCACCTCTTAGTTAAAAGACTATAAACTGCATACCACAAAACTACCACAGAGAAATAACTGTTCATAGTATCCACATTAATTTCTGGTAATGAGATACAAAATGCATTGACggaatattttttttaggggtgaaaacatgatatgaaatCAAGTGCCCTAAATCATAACATAAAATAAACCTGAATTATAAACTAGTCTTATCTATTAAGCCTCAGGAAGTTTATCGCAGCCTTACCCTCCTTGGAAGTTCATGCTACTGCGAGGTTCGCGCTTGGTACAGCTGACTTTGTGACTTGGGTTGAAGAGGAGGCAAATAGGCCAATTCTTGACCTTAGGGTTTATTCTGGAATTCATTGGTTTGATTTCCTTTCGCTGTTGTTTGACCAGTGAAGTGCGTTCTCTTTAACAAGGCCACACTTGTTTACAACCCTTCCCTATGTATTTGTTATTATGAATGACTCAAATTTAATCTCgcaataagaaaaagaaattcaagtatctttcctttttcttcttgttcaaGAATATTACCATAACAAGCATTTCCTAGTCCTTCATGTCTAAGTTTCTGAAATATTAATTCTAAAAGAAAAGTACTCCCAGAATATGTACGAACGATATAAAACTGAGGAATAATCCATGAATGAAAGAACCTTTGAGATAATCCTCAGTACAACTAAATCAGTACAACTAAGTAATATATTATAAGACATGAGAGAAAAACTGAGAACAATTAAAATATATTCAGTGCAAGAGACTAGCTAGGACGAGTTGGTTAGAAAATTGATTATCTGGTTATGTGGGTCAAGTGGTCAGATCATGTGAGAGCTTTCTTTTAGTAGGTTTTGGTTGTTTCttatctttctttgttttggtgGAAGATCGGACAGATatatttgggggggggggggagagagagagagagatctaattatataaattcaTGTTTATGATATTAGTTTCACATGACCAAATTAATATCATATAACTGTATAGCCTACGAGTGGAAAGCATGATTTTTATAGGTATATATAAGCATCCCACAcatggaaaaggaaaaaaaataatcatcgttttcataaaaaatcACCAAGGATTAATTAGTAGAAAATATTTTACCTGATTAATCAATATAGTTGATAGCTCGATCTTTATTCATCCTATGGATTAAACAACATATAATTATTGAAGCTTATGTTAAGAGGTTGTGATACTTATCACAAAATTATTTATCAGTAATATCAGTTCtgacaattattatatcaaATCCAAAGCTAAAATATTCTCTGAAACCATTTCTAATTAATAAAAGGGAGTTCCAAAATCCAATTTCCATCAACATTCCATGGACACATTAAAAAGCAATACAAATTAGGAACCAAAATGAAGTTACGAGAAGATAGACGAAAGAAATTAAGCAAGAAAAATAATTGTACAAGGCTGGGGAAAGGGGTTGATGATATTAATATAAAGATCGATTCTCTGACCTTAGTTGACCTGACCTATAGCTAGCAAAAACTATCAATACGGCGGCCGCACAGCAGAGTTTCCTCCCCAACTATCAACCTGCAGCTGATGAGGCATGTTATTGAGTGGCAGGTTAAAGAAGGGAAGCCCCGAAGACGGATCTGGAAAGGGGTTGCTTACTCCTCCGCCACCGCTGCCATCACCACCGCCTCCGCCACCTGAGGACTGTGGCACAGTCTGCTGCATCTGCAGCTGCTCCTCTTCCTCCAAGGGCAATCTCTCATAAGCCACGTTGGTAAACGATGAGGCTATGACAATAACAGGTCCAGATGCTATTAGTGCTCCCACAACATTTCCACCCACAACCTGGCCTTGACCACCAGCTAAAAATATTGTGAGGCTGGTGGCCCCAGGAGGTGCAGGCGGCGGCAGAAATGAACCTGTTAATGACAGAATCTCAAATCTGCCGTGCAGTGTGAGAACTGCGCCAGCCGCAGACGGTTGACGCAAGCTCACGTTGGTCACCATACCACTCCCACTCAAAACACAAATCCCTCGCTGCCTTTTCCTCGCATAAGTGCCGACGGAATCAAACACATCACAGCCACTGCTGACCTCCAAAATATGTGCTCTTAGGGTGTTTGCGCTCTCACGAGTTATGATCACTGGGGGTTTGGGCTTGTTTCTAGACCCTGGGGGCCGACCTCTGGAGCGTCGGCCGCCGGAATCACCCGAACCAGGATTTGGGGTCACCAGGTCAAACCCTTGATGATGAGGATTGTCATTATCAACATCATTTTGGTGGTGGTCAGAGGAGAAAAGATTGTTGCGGTTGGGGGTGGTGTGGTCATCTTCGGAGTCCGGCGGTCTTTGGAGGTGGAGATCAGGGAGTTGGAGCTGCTGATGAACAAACCGAGATGCTGAACCCAAGTCTAAGCCAGCCATACACAGAGAGCTAAAGAGAacagaaaacaagaaaaatatagtaaaatatatgtaaaaattTTAATATAGCAAGGTTCAATATTTTATGGGTTTTGGAGAAAGGAGAGCCCCATAATTTCAAACCCTAGAACGAATAGAAAACAAAGGGGATCAAGTGCAGAGAAAGGGAAGGGTACGAGTTGAGGAGAGAGAGGtgcaaggaggaggagagagatatCATAAAGTGGCAAACGCAGCCATTCTCAACATCCAAAGTATAAATATAAAACGTATATGCTTATAAAATAGTGGAGATAAAATAATTCGCTTCTTTAGTAACTTTTACTTTTTTGAATGTGGGAATTGAATTTTCTATGTTAACACTTAGTGTGCTTGAAACTGAATACTCGATCAAAGATAATGTAAAGAGGAACAATATTTTATGACCATATATATTAGTTGATCAGTTATTACATGAttaagagaaatgttaaggagactctctcaaaGTTGAATTCTCCATAAATTTTCTGCTACCTCATAATTTAAAGTTAATTCTcctgtcaacattataaaatattgtgccaaaaacatgaGGTAACATATAGTATACATTAAGAGtctcacttttgagagagtctccttagcgcATCTCTCCATAATCAATTATCATACATGTAAGAATTGTGTTATCAGCAATATTCTATTTAAACTAATCTTAAATACATTGATGAGAGAGAATTCAAACTCAAATAAGATCAATTAGTAGATGACACTTTATTATAATGGAGGAAAGCAATCATGTTTTTACACTCTTATTTGGATTCGATTTCCCACCGATTTCCCTCCCCCACAACTAATTACCTAACCGACTAATGCTATCACTCTACTCAAATGGGATCAATTAGCCCATGTAACCATACCGAcgtctacacacacacacacacacatatatatatatatatatatatatatatatatatatatatatatatatatatatatatatatatatatatttttttttttttttaaattaatgtgCTTAAAAAGTCATGTTCAGTGTGATCATGGCGACAATATGTAAATTTGATACGTATTATTTCGCATCAATTATGATGATAAATTTTAACAAAAGTAAATAGTTCAAAAAACTTATCCATTTCTACAAAGTATTctttaaagaaaaaatgaaggagaaattaggtACACATCCTtgtttttgttactccattgattaaaatcttattcatttttaatttttaatcaaggtccttgggtattaataacattattaattatttgaacaataaaatatttttatttttaaatatattcctttagtgttaaaaatgttacaattagtatatttatatttatggctaaattttttattatatatttttatttttagtttgtacctattttaatttgcaaatattttttaaattggaccaattttcttttcatttttaatttgtacccatatattagtttctttttgtgcccatattttttaaagttttatttgtgtttgtacccatgtgtatatcATCACTcaacattgtatatttaatccatgatagaaaaattacatatggtatatttatgttttatgttttatgtttatgcctaaactttgtatcatatatttatatttttagtttgtacccacttttaatttgcaatttttttttaatttgtagtattttatttttagttttattttgtacccatgtattaatttcttttagggcctatattttttaaaatttatttgtactcataattttttaatcttttatatgtaccctaatttatttataatgtacccattcttctttattaatgtacatatgtgaaatgtaccaatttgtttgtaaaatgtaccaattcttttaacactatggatacattcttttgccatttattatttcttatttttacatagtttttatccatttattcaatcaaaatgtttgaattcttttattgtaaccgcttctaatagtattataatgatgtattttaaatttataggattataaatctcataaaatatcaaacaattaatgtcaaaactataaaaatattaatattaattgtaatataatgaggtgtacaaagtcaagggactttgatcaaacattgaataccattaaggttttaatcaaagaatgttaaggattagggaccgtATCCAAAGTATACCAAAAAGAAACCATAGCCACCAAGGGGAGGAGGAGCAAAAAGAATCCTCCTCCCCATTCCATACTTTCTCATCCTCCTCCTATAAGTTAGTCTTTTGTGATGATTCTGTCTGAGTTATACTCAGGTTTTAGAATGTACTCTATCATAATTTCGAATGTGCTCCTTATTCAATGATCAATGCAATCACTCTCTCAAAAACTTATAAAGAGAAAATTGTAGAGggaaatgagaaggagagagagtagATAAAGGAAATGTAAATTGTTTTCCAAACTTGTGTATATATCATCTTTGATAAATTAAGCACCTATTTATAAGCTTACAATGATGAGGTTAACCCATAAGTTACAAACTACTAATACACTCTAATTAGAGCATTCTCTACTAAACATTAAGATAGGAGAGGTTGTGGACACTGGACATTATGGTGGTCATCCACCGTCCATACATTTATATAACACTCTCAAATTATTGTTTTCTCTACATTATAACTAGTTCTGGAGGAGTTTGTTGCTATCTACTTTAGGTATTTTTTGCCATCTTCACCTTTATTAGCTAGTTGCTACTATGCGTAAAATATACGTTAGATACCATGCTTTCCTCAAATGTTGATCCACCCATTATTCAACAATGATTTCCGTGAGTTGAGTTGTATTGTTTAGGCTTGTGGGTTTGGCTTACTTTGGTGATTTGAGTAGTATTGTTGACATGGTTGATGAAACTTTGATATTTTCTTaatgaaattaatttttttaatttttttttgggtcaaaaaattaatttcttttgtttaattgataaaaaataaaaaataaaacagaaataaaataattgtagccgttttTTTATCATGTTGTAATGaattgttaaattaaaaaaagcctagtgatattttttttccaatattaaaagtaagtttcagTTCCGCTTCCGTACTCCCCATTGATTAGCAGGAAAAAAGAAAACTGTTACATAATTTTGTTCATAAAATATGTTACAAAATGATGTTGGATCGACTTATGTCGCTTTCTTTAAACATTACTCTCAATATTTACTTGAGATTATACAATTTAATTAAGTACTAcctttctgaaaaaaaaaaactttatttttttttttggccaaaccTTTCTaaaagtttccttgaaagaatgtttttatttaatcaaatatttgtttaaatagcttcatgtattaaaaaaaaaatcgcaTCAATATTTTTGTTGGGCATCTAAGTACTTAGTATTGAGACAAAATCGGCATTTAACAAATGACAGATTTAAATGGTTCATCACAAGGAAAGTTTTGAATCAACATTGTAAAAGTTAAAAACTTGAGATTTGTGGATCATGATgaattgtttatatatatatatatatatatatatattgttgcagttctatttagaataggaatgtgattgtgtaaatcttaaagAATATGGGAAAGTAttatatattcctattaggattagattacctattaaatgttgtaatcataAAGGGAAAGGTATTTACCCTTccaactactataaataaaggcacaatggggtgaatcaaacacacctcacaattaaatcaatctctcttctctctaaagtggccggcctccctctctctctctaaaccttaGATCGCTCaattaaataggcctacaacacgttatcagcacgctcttgccagaagctaaggaactgaagcatcgtaggaggaggctatcatccaccacattcaaaggcttattcgttttctgctgctcaggtacgcttaaaataaaggaagatatttgaaacgacccatgaagcatgaaaacattccccatgatgcatgaaccccctatgtttatattttctttctgatatatatatattgtatatgttcatatatttgtcactatatatatttgtttcatgcatcgcacaattaaattgttatgtggaatttgtgagtcaatgtataaaattaaattagaagcatattagGTTTTTCCTAAAACCTAAagggaattgaaaaaaaaaatggggaatgGGATTTGGTGCATCGCACCATCCCTGTGCCAAAAAGGAAAACAGGCTTCGGCCTGATTTTGGTTTCTTTGCTGGGCCTGCAGCCTATGGCCTCTCTCGGCCTGCATCAAAAACCTGTCAGCCCTTGGCTAGGCGCCTTATGCACACAAGGCACACAAAGCCAGCCCTCAGGCTGGGCCTCTTGCACCACAAAATCAAGGCCCCAGCTTCGCTGGGCTCCCTGCGTGACCAACCCGCAAGCTTTGGGCTTGCCCCCGTGACCCCTTGGACCAAAACACCTAAACCATCTACGGCTGGGGGTTTTGTCCCTCCCGTGGCCTGCAGCCATACCCTAGGCCATGTTAGGCCCTGCCGTTTTTACTCAAGGCACCCCGTGCCTTCCCTTACCCACGACACCCATGCCCAAATTATTTTGGGGCATTTTTCCACCCACAAGCTATTTTTTTagcatttaaaataatttaactagtatgttaatattattttgcttctataATCGACCATGTatggcccgatttattgaattaattaaaagtgacctgcagtccactaatctgataatgaatccaaaattattgacttcaagatcacttttggacattaatgattcaataatttatttttatactttgaaccgtcacatactttcgtagtaccgaagctctcacacttgagttcccgaagccaattcaaatccactacacttagttagtatattgcattctgtgtttcttgcaggaacctctcattatgaactaatcgttcataaaactaatttgaacctgtagtttcaaaattagtgcctttgaaacctaaagttttcattcaaaacataccacatgaaacctgaagttttcatgcataaattaaactaatacatgtctatagaacctgtatgttctacgatatatgtctatggcttaccatatgactaaatCACGTTTTTTCCCTctattttagggacatgtcgaacttgaacaagctcgatttctccgctctcgaagtctctggaagaaactatctaaaatgggttcaagacgtgaagctccatctcactg encodes the following:
- the LOC126585709 gene encoding heavy metal-associated isoprenylated plant protein 4 isoform X1; the encoded protein is MAEPVAKEKDEDERKDEKKVKEKDEDERKDEKKVKEKDEDKTKDEKKVKEKDDGVINAVYKVNLHCKQCARDIKKPLMATQGVHNVEADMEKGEIKVKGVFDPTKIQKRLEKLSKKKVELISPKPQIKESTETEKKVVKETKEPISRTIVVKVHMHCDKCEQDLKKKLIKNKGIHNVKTDMKAQTLTVEGTIEPEKLISYLRKKVHKHAELVPSKPQKKEETKEKEKSSPKPPEKEEKKEKKEDKQEKKEETKEKEKSSPKPPEKEDKQEKKEDKKDGTEKSTESVTKVIEVKEQVNVVEVKTKESNTPYFIHYVYAPQTFSDENPNACFIM
- the LOC126585709 gene encoding heavy metal-associated isoprenylated plant protein 4 isoform X2, with the protein product MAEPVAKEKDEDERKDEKKVKEKDEDKTKDEKKVKEKDDGVINAVYKVNLHCKQCARDIKKPLMATQGVHNVEADMEKGEIKVKGVFDPTKIQKRLEKLSKKKVELISPKPQIKESTETEKKVVKETKEPISRTIVVKVHMHCDKCEQDLKKKLIKNKGIHNVKTDMKAQTLTVEGTIEPEKLISYLRKKVHKHAELVPSKPQKKEETKEKEKSSPKPPEKEEKKEKKEDKQEKKEETKEKEKSSPKPPEKEDKQEKKEDKKDGTEKSTESVTKVIEVKEQVNVVEVKTKESNTPYFIHYVYAPQTFSDENPNACFIM
- the LOC126610398 gene encoding AT-hook motif nuclear-localized protein 23-like, translated to MAGLDLGSASRFVHQQLQLPDLHLQRPPDSEDDHTTPNRNNLFSSDHHQNDVDNDNPHHQGFDLVTPNPGSGDSGGRRSRGRPPGSRNKPKPPVIITRESANTLRAHILEVSSGCDVFDSVGTYARKRQRGICVLSGSGMVTNVSLRQPSAAGAVLTLHGRFEILSLTGSFLPPPAPPGATSLTIFLAGGQGQVVGGNVVGALIASGPVIVIASSFTNVAYERLPLEEEEQLQMQQTVPQSSGGGGGGDGSGGGGVSNPFPDPSSGLPFFNLPLNNMPHQLQVDSWGGNSAVRPPY